Part of the Chanos chanos chromosome 5, fChaCha1.1, whole genome shotgun sequence genome, TGGGCGGTGGATCCTCCTCAGCAGGCAGTCCTGGGATCTCAGAACAGCTAGACTCTGGCTCGTAaacctcatcttcatcatcctcatcttcatccagTTGACTCCCCCCAGAATCCTCACCCACTGCACTGTAGGCACTGATATCTATCAGGTCTGCCCCAGAATAATCCTCCTTCAGAGTaccatcatcttcctcatcgTCCTCCTTACTGACCCCCACAGACCGACCTCCACTGCTAGCTTCCTtatcctctctcttccctgagTCTGTAAGATCAGCCTGGGTTGAGTCTCTCCCACTGTTGGTGGCTACTGCTCCATTCCCCAGGGAGGCATGGATCTCAGCGGTGATCAGGGTGCTCCTGGCCTCTGTTTCTCCAGCCTGCTCTGATCTACCCTCTTCAACAGTCTTATTTGCAGAAATGCCATCTACAACATTTCTGTCATTGTCATTCCTTTTGGTCTCCTCCAAAGAGGTCTGGTCACCTTGGGTTTGGGAAGGCCCTTTTCCCCTGAGGATCTTAGGTGTGTTTTCCTGGTCCTTTTGGTCCTGGTTTTTGTTTATCCCATCCTCTTTATTGGTTTCCGGAGTAAAGGTGCGCACCTTTTTGGTGATAATCTTTGAGTTCAGAGCACCTACTCTGGCAGTGACTCCTCGGGAGGGCAGTGGGGGCGTGTTGGAAAGACGGTGCAGGTTGTTACGCAGCTCCGCGGCCCTCTCGAAAACAGCGCTGAGCTGACTAACGGTAGGAGACACTGCCTCGCTTGTTCCGCCGACCGCATCCAAGCTGTCCAGCGATTCAGTGCTACCGTTAAACCGAGCGACCACATCCAGACGTCCATCCTGAAAACCTGCAGCGCGTTCTTTCTTCAATAGCACGCGATTAGAGGCAGACTGTTTCTCCTGGTTCTGTTGTTCAAAGATCTTTCGCGTCTCCTGAAGCTTGGAGAAGCTGGAGGAGCCTCGTTGTTGTCCCCCTCCGCCCTCCGTCTTAGTATCGAAACGATTTACCCGCTCTGAGACAGTAGCACCCAGCTTCAGAAGCGCACTGTGGTCCACGTTTTCGTTTAGGCTGCCAGCCCGAGGGAGAGTGAGACGCACCGGTTTACTGTCGCCGTTCGCCTTGGCCGACTCCTCACTTTCCGTGGGGGAAGAGGCACCCATTTGCATGAACATGCTCTTGATGCGGTTCACGTTTGAGCCGTACGTGCGACCACGGGTAGAGGGCTTGGGCTTTCCATCCTGAGCATCACCATTAGCGGCGTTGTTTAAAATATCATTCGCCGGCTTCAGTGCTTGAATGCCCGCTTCGTACGCATTCCGGTGCGGAGAAGGGCTCCGAAGCGTGGTGCTGGCTGGTTTAGTGGACGTAGATTCGGTCTTCATCATGGTCAATTAAGCGTCACCGCGGCAATTCAGTAACGgcattgctttctctcttaaaaCTACACCCTAGAAATCAGACCCTCGCAGTCCACTGCCCACTCTGCAGCGCAGTGACAGGAACCAGCTCGTCAAAAGCAATGCAATTACAccaaagaaaagagtgaaaacaatATAAATAGCTTACAAATCCTTGAGCAGCATGATCCATGTACAGCTTGTCAAGAGCAGAATGAAAAGCAATGCATCTTTCACTGATCCGTGTTACAATAtccaaatgaaatttaaaatatcGGCGGAAATGTGTTGATCACAAAAGCATTAATGAGAGATTGAAAAAAACACAGCGGTAATGCGTCCTGGATTTTTCCCGCTGACGACAGATTGCTTGTTTTTAATCCCTTTTCGCCACATCATTTTGATCTCTTCATTCACTCAGCTGCAGATTTCTGCTGCTCGCGCAGAACGGGCtactgctgctgcagctgctgctgcaAAAAGAAAGCGCACCACTAGGTCATAGTACGCGCCGGATATACGACTAGATGTGCGCACCCTATTATATGGAATGCAACAAATAATGGAGACAGTTTACATTCAGTTGAACTCCATTTATTTTAATCTTGTATGAAATACACTTTGAAGTCAAAGGGAGGTTAACACATTATCGCAACTGACGTAAAGAATCTGGTATATTTGTTTACAATCCAGTTCGAACGCACTGATTCCTTTTGGTACCTGTGCTCACACACGATGGTTTGGTAAATAATAATTCGACGTAGCCTGTATCGCAGACAAGCCAGACATCTCCAGTCTTACTAAACGATTAATCTCCAACCCCAGATGGCTCGATCATGAAACAACCACGTATTTTTGATTAATAATTTTAATTCAGTTGCGACTCCTACTGGACCCAGGGCAGAATAACAATTTTATGGATTGGAAATATCTACGTAGCCACATGATTATTCTCGTTCTAATTTTCTAGTTTTAATTTTGCCACATGTCATGATGCAGGCACCTAGATACATTTTCTCTGATCACCTAATACCGTAGACAAGACAATCCAACAACATGTCTTAAAAGCGAGAAATGAGAGATATAACCGAATTTAAATTGACAATCAGATGCCCTGATATGTTGAAAAATTTAAGTTGCTCGTTGAAAAGagtaacttgtgtgtgtgttggaccaGTCTGCTCAACATAAAACTAGATACTAAACCTAGATACTAAACATAGATCATAATTTTAACTCAACCTGTATGAGGTCTCTggaaaagaaagatagatagatagatagatagatagatagatagatagatagatagatagatagacggacggacggacagacagacagacagacagatagatagatagatagatagatagattttacACATCCAGTCAACTTTCTATTTACCCTACAACACTTCAGTGAGGTTGTCAGGACTGATCAATATCAGTCTATAATATGAGTAAGCATAAATTGATTATGGTTGTAACTACATTATGATTATGGTTAATAGTCAGGCTTAGTTGCTTCAAGCTTTGACAAAAATGCTTTTGCTTAATTGACTGGACCAAATTCAGTTGAATTTCTCAACATATTTTATAGTCCTTGCGCTATTATACTTAAGTTCGTCATCGCTGTCTCTATGAAAGcagaaaaatatttacacaacaaTAGGTCTaccttcttttatttatttatttatttatttatttccacaaATTCAGACATTGTGCGCTCTGGTGAAGCCACAAAGTTATTACATTCCAGAACGGTAGATGGCGGCAAAGCTTTGATTTGATCTGTCGGTCTTTTCGTATACAGTGCGAAGAAGTTCATCGCACACATGTGGAACCTGAGGTGCCGTGCTGAAACAAGGCAAGTACCTTATAAAGATATCCATTCGTTGTAGTTTCTGGATAGATTGTATTGACATATATACTCCAGTTTGTGGTGAGTTGTCCTTTGTTTCTGAAAATGGAGAACGTGAAGTCAGCCTTAACAGGATGGTCCACGAAGTTCAATTTAGCTAGCTATCCTGGTCGCATAGCTACCTGTGTACATACATTGCGTTCTCAAAGTCATAATGTAGTCATGCAGGATCGTAAAATCGCGTTTGTCATCACTGTTAGTTCAGATTTTTAATTTACTGACATCAGGTTTCTGACCAGTCGTGACAGTTTTGATCGTTAACCAAATAAGTGCATGTCTGTTTAGCCACGTGAATGCTTGAAAATGCCCACACATTGAAGTTGGAGCTATTTAATCGCGAGCTCTGTGTAATCACTTTGGTGTCTTTAAATGTCTCAGGAATCATTCAAGATGACATCTTTAGCCCACCAACTGAAGCGGCTTGCCTTGCCGCAAAATGATCCAAATCTTTTTACCCGTCGGGAGGttgcctctctcctctttgaccCTAAGGAGGCTGCTAGTATGGACAGAAGTACCTTCTATGCGCTTGGTAAGCCATCATAAGAAAAATCTAGTTCAGCCTGCCGAACTGAGTTAATAGAAAGTGGAGTTCAATCTGTCAATCTTTAGTATGAccacaacaataacaattatGCTAACAGTCAGCAAGGCAACACTTTATTGCAACCTCCAATCTGGTGAATTTAGCCTCTTTATGACTGCCAGATGATAAGTTTTTATCACTGTGCTCATTTGTAATGGTCTACACATATAACCATTGTCTTTTTCGTGTATTGGCAATTGTTAGGTTGCACTGGATTAGATGAGCTGCTTGGCATTGAAGCAGCATTCACAGAGTTTCAGGAGACGTTATTTAACCCTGCCTCTTTGGGACTGGAGCGCAGTGTGCAGTCTAAAGAGGTCAACCAGAAACTGGACAAGGGAATTTCTCTGTTCCTCACACGCGTCTCACCTTACTTCTTGCTCAAGCCAGCACTTAAATGCATCGAGTGGCTCATTCACAggtgattttctttctttatttcaccAAGCAACCACTTTATACTGTCATTACGGTTTTCAGTTCATGCTTTATTTATCAAGCGCATAATTTCAGTGAGAATTTGTTGTATCTAATGTACTTTTTTGTCTTGCATAATTATAATTTTCCCCAGTGTGCATTCATGGGTTCAGATACACTCAGTCgttaacatgtttttgtttttttttccccctctcaaaTTCCTGGCAGGTTCCACATTCACTTGTACAACCCAGACAGTTTAATTGCCTGTGCCTTGCCATACCATGAGACCAAAATGTTTGTCAGAGTTATACAGCTGTTAAATATAGAGGATCCTACACACAGGTGGAACTGGCTACATGGGCTTCAGGTATTCCATCTTATCTGTCATATGTGCATTCTTTCAAGAGAGATGGGAGTCAGTCGGTGTGAATGGGAAAGAAGTTGGACAATGATGTTCTGGTTTTCCTTGAGTTGCcattctttgccttttttttatgttggagAAGAGCTATGCACTAAAGTACCAAATAAATACCAATTTAGGAAAACATGATtcagaaaaaagcaaacatgttGTGACATTTTATATCTGTTTATATCAGAGGCACGACAGATCCCcgtaaataaacattatttaatAAAAATCTCATGAATGTACATGTATGTCAGTCAacttcagttatttttttttctttattatacTTTGGAATAGAGATGTCATAAATATCAcaacatttttgacatttatgaCACAGTGGAGCGTTCCATAGAAAAGGAAGAATCTAAAACATCACTGTCTAACTTTGCTCCCTTAGAGCAAGTCAGAAGAGGGTTGAtatttttcttatgttttattAGAATAAAATAACAGGCGAACACATTGCATGTTTTCAAGTTCattggaagtgttttttttttaaacaagttgATGTATATGTCCTGCTGTTTGATGACTATATTATCATTGTTACATTTACAGAAACCTGGGGTCCCTCTGGCTAGAGGTACTCTTCTCACTCACTGTTATAAAGATATGGGCTTCATGGATTTCATTTGTACTATGGTCACCGATTCTGTCAAGGTAAGAAGTCAGAATATCTGTCTATACATATACTATATGTCTGTGATTAAAAAATGCTGTTACTAAGTCgcaaatgttctgttttggatTTGTAATATCTCCAtctaaaatcaaatgtaatacTTTGCTGCCAAGTGAAAGAGATTTTACTCTTAAATATACTGTTACACAAGCAGTTGTTTACTAGCTGCTAGCAGACTAGGTCGTTACTTTATAGATGATTTCCCTTCCTCAAGGAAAAATAAAGTAATGGAAGCGGTCGGTTAAataattacctttttttttttattacaggcCTACACTGGATTTGTTCAGGATGGCAGCTGTGCCCAGCTGCGAGTTATTTTCTCCTTCTATGCTTCGACCATTGTACCTGCTCTGGAGGCAGTGGAGAAGATCACAGACTCCATCATAGCCAAGTTACTTCCCTACGTGCAACTGGTAAAACCCAAATTGAAAAGATCTACtgagttttttaaaaatgtgttaatgAAGTAGCGCAGCAATAAGATGCTAAGTGTGGATGTTTATGGATTCGCATAGCACAGCTACAAGATTAAATCCATATGTCACTGTGACTTTAAGCTATCCTTTCAAACATACCATCATTTATTTCTCTAATAAAGAGTATACaagactgcacagagaaaatCTAATCTGTATTTATCTCCTGATTCTACCTGATATCTGATATCTATCTGCAGGGTCTGAAGTCGGCTTTGTCTGACTATAAGGCTGCCTCCTACATGATTGTGTGCCAGTTGGCAGTGAAGGTGGTGATGGAGGCCCATCTGGTGGATGCATTGGCAGGGCAGCTCAGCAGGTCCTTGTGTAAAACTCCAGTGCTAGCCAGGGAGGGCCTGGGTTGCCTCATTGTTCTCCTGCAGAATCAGAAAGAAATTGCAGTTGGTCCAAAGTGAGTTTCCCAGACTTATGTTTATGTATTGAAGGAAATATATATCTGTTCTTTGATTTTGGAAGAAGAaaatcttctgtttgtttggtcagtTTCATAAAGAAAATTAGAACAATTTAAGTAGTCCTCATACCACTTTTTATGTTTCTTATTCATACTCTATTTGACCAACTAAAGAGAATGTTTTCCACCTAGTTGCTAAAATCCTCTATAATTTACTTTCATTGAGTTGTAATCCTTTCACTCTGATTTTTTTCGCTCTTCTTTGCAGAGTGTTTAGATACTTGTGTTCCGTGACCTCTCTGGTGCCTGCGCTGCAGGACATAGCAGCAGTTCATGACGTCAGCCCCTTGCTCCGTTGCCTTCTCCCCCATCTCATCCGTAGTGTTGTCACACAGAGTGGTCAGTATCTCTCTCGATGTTTCTCAGATTCTGTAGCGCCGGTTAGTTTTTATTATTTAGACTGAATTTTCTACATCATTCGATACACTGTGCCTTCAGAAAGTATTCGCAtccttacatttttttccaacattttTGACTTCTTGCAGATTCTTAATaaattgtatttctgtttatttggaAATATTTTGTGCATTAAGATACTAAACTGAAATGTTCTGAATTGATAAGCACATAAATGAAACCGCATTAAATCAGAAACCACATGGATCATCTGTAGATTGCAGAACAGAATGTAGTGAACTCTGAGACTGAAGATTGTGTAGTCTGGTGAGGAGGATTATAATTTGTGGTCTGGTTATA contains:
- the ppp1r9bb gene encoding neurabin-2 translates to MMKTESTSTKPASTTLRSPSPHRNAYEAGIQALKPANDILNNAANGDAQDGKPKPSTRGRTYGSNVNRIKSMFMQMGASSPTESEESAKANGDSKPVRLTLPRAGSLNENVDHSALLKLGATVSERVNRFDTKTEGGGGQQRGSSSFSKLQETRKIFEQQNQEKQSASNRVLLKKERAAGFQDGRLDVVARFNGSTESLDSLDAVGGTSEAVSPTVSQLSAVFERAAELRNNLHRLSNTPPLPSRGVTARVGALNSKIITKKVRTFTPETNKEDGINKNQDQKDQENTPKILRGKGPSQTQGDQTSLEETKRNDNDRNVVDGISANKTVEEGRSEQAGETEARSTLITAEIHASLGNGAVATNSGRDSTQADLTDSGKREDKEASSGGRSVGVSKEDDEEDDGTLKEDYSGADLIDISAYSAVGEDSGGSQLDEDEDDEDEVYEPESSCSEIPGLPAEEDPPPSRKIRFSSGPIKVFTTYSNEDYDRRNDEVDPMAASAEYELEKRVERLDLFPVELEKDSEGLGISIIGMGAGADMGLEKLGIFVKTVTEGGAAHRDGRIQVNDLIVEVDGTSLVGVTQSFAASVLRNTSGTVRFTIGREKPGEQSEVAQLIQQTLEQERWQREMMEQRYGNYMGDEDEPGDYGSDEDEEEEEEMSPMYPSAIEVFDLAENEDMLSPMEMDPEKLMHKYKELQIKHAVTQAEIQQLKRKLNHAEQEKQRWRGEKAQLERSLQENRERMEKLEGYWMEAQSLCQAVDEHLKETQAQYQALERKYSKAKRLIKEYQQKEIEFLKKETAQRRTLEETEASHKEEADQLQDKVSDLESRVEELKTSDHS